In a single window of the Ooceraea biroi isolate clonal line C1 chromosome 8, Obir_v5.4, whole genome shotgun sequence genome:
- the LOC105275713 gene encoding protein TRC8 homolog isoform X2 — MLLYRLRDSLVHVYVVHQTFDNRISVSNICGSDIRLILVKYILYNGPGFLIIQNYILQCVLASIFCYIHLAPRHPVVQKLLVLSFMSPSILGIHPLPLQYLHHAPVCATLIPLAVCKFIIWYNSISILKTFHMGYRYARNFVGDYGFSALAETEWMRLNVPCVLRTFWMLRMGEQVIQILGNHYDHDTFNYYVMIRTLLVNGCETLTAVLGMTSIISFICHYIGCFFQWVLLTEDEDEKSIGTVSAILFYILALQTGLTSLDREKRLVRLCRNFCLLFTAILHFVHNIVNPLLMSLSASHNPALHRHLRALAVCAFLIFFPVSLLVFLWSHFTVSTWLLAVSVFSIEVIVKVLVSLAIYSLFLIDAYRGAFWEQFDDCVYIIRSFGNTVEFAFGIILFFNGFWILVFESGGAIRAVMMCIHAYFNIWCEARAGWSVFMKRRTAVNKINSLPEAKAEQLEKLDDVCAICYQEMQSAKITQCNHYFHSVCLRKWLYVQDRCPLCHDILYKVETVQNKDNAPPDADADEEGRRNVIEHVEHTRHIAQNASRRHLVEHPANENR; from the exons ACATTTTGTACAACGGTCCAGGCTTCCTGATTATTCAAAATTACATACTACAATGCGTGCTGGCTAGCATCTTCTGTTACATTCATCTTGCCCCAAGGCATCCTGTAGTTCAAAAGCTCCTTGTACTGAGCTTTATGTCACCATCCATTTTGGGCATCCATCCTTTGCCG CTGCAGTATCTACATCACGCGCCGGTTTGCGCAACGTTGATCCCATTGGCAGTGTGCAAGTTTATCATCTGGTACAACAGCATCTCCATATTGAAGACGTTCCACATGGGCTATCGGTACGCACGCAATTTCGTGGGTGATTACGGGTTCTCCGCTCTTGCAGAGACTGAGTGGATGCGCCTGAACGTGCCGTGCGTACTTCGTACATTTTGGATGCTGCGAATGGGGGAACAAGTGATACAGATCCTCGGAAATCACTACGACCATGATACGTTTAACTACTACGTCATGATCAGGACGTTGCTGGTGAATGGCTGCGAGACTTTGACCGCCGTTCTCGGTATGACCAGCATAATTTCGTTCATCTGCCACTACATCGGCTGCTTCTTCCAATGGGTATTGCTGACGGAAGACGAGGACGAGAAGAGCATCGGCACAGTGTCCGCAATACTGTTCTACATTCTTGCCCTGCAGACTGGATTGACGAGTCTCGATCGGGAGAAGCGTCTAGTACGACTGTGCCGTAACTTCTGCCTGCTGTTCACGGCGATTCTGCACTTTGTGCACAACATAGTGAATCCGCTTCTGATGTCGCTCAGTGCTTCTCACAATCCGGCTCTGCACAGACACTTGCGGGCTTTGGCAGTCTGCGCTTTCCTGATATTCTTCCCAGTATCGTTACTTGTATTCCTGTGGTCTCACTTTACGGTAAGCACGTGGTTACTGGCTGTGTCGGTCTTCAGTATCGAGGTGATCGTCAAGGTATTGGTCTCACTGGCGATATACTCGCTGTTCCTGATCGACGCGTACAGAGGAGCGTTTTGGGAACAATTCGACGACTGTGTGTACATCATAAGATCATTCGGCAATACCGTTGAGTTCGCCTTCGGTATAATACTGTTCTTCAACGGTTTCTGGATACTAGTCTTCGAATCTGGCGGAGCTATTCGGGCCGTCATGATGTGCATACACGCTTACTTCAACATATGGTGCGAGGCTAGGGCCGGCTGGAGCGTCTTCATGAAGCGACGGACGGCAGTGAATAAGATCAACTCTTTACCGGAAGCGAAAGCTGAACAGCTCGAGAAATTGGACGACGTGTGCGCTATTTGTTATCAAGAGATGCAGAGCGCCAAGATCACCCAATGCAATCATTATTTCCATAGTGTATGCTTGCGAAAGTGGCTGTACGTTCAGGATCGATGTCCCCTTTGCCACGACATATTGTACAAAGTTGAGACCGTACAGAACAAAGACAATGCTCCCCCAGATGCTGATGCAGACGAGGAAGGCCGAAGAAACGTGATTGAACATGTTGAGCATACTCGGCATATCGCACAAAATGCCAGTCGGAGACACTTAGTCGAGCATCCAGCAAACGAAAACAGGTGA